Proteins found in one Dermacentor silvarum isolate Dsil-2018 chromosome 8, BIME_Dsil_1.4, whole genome shotgun sequence genomic segment:
- the LOC119460560 gene encoding probable 28S ribosomal protein S6, mitochondrial, protein MPAYEMTMILRKMAKPELTSALKRMGEYVLKNGAILRYIQNLGTKELPLKMSRHGRTNWHGSYFLFRFDASPELTVALRGEIKRDVDIIRATFITLSPPKTIQCTLEEEMQPPAYRPSVQALMAQSQVKKKQIFEKHTDGPV, encoded by the exons ATGCCAGCATACGAAATGACTATGATTTTACGTAAAATGGCGAAA CCGGAGCTCACCAGTGCGCTCAAACGCATGGGTGAATATGTACTGAAAAACGGAGCGATCCTTCGCTACATCCAAAACCTAGGCACGAAGGAACTTCCTCTCAAGATGAGCAGACATGGTCGGACGAATTGGCACGGAAG CTACTTTCTTTTTCGGTTTGATGCATCACCGGAGCTTACAGTGGCATTGCGTGGAGAGATCAAACGAGACGTGGACATTATTCGTGCCACCTTCATCACGCTTTCACCGCCAAAGACTATCCAGTGCACACTCGAAGAAGAGATGCAGCCGCCTGCCTACCGACCCAGCGTGCAGGCACTCATGGCACAGAGCCAGGTGAAGAAGAAACAGATCTTCGAAAAACACACAGATGGTCCAGTCTGA